One Ricinus communis isolate WT05 ecotype wild-type chromosome 2, ASM1957865v1, whole genome shotgun sequence DNA segment encodes these proteins:
- the LOC8265252 gene encoding uncharacterized protein LOC8265252 isoform X3: MLLVSQGAGGGLSARRCTCTHISPPKFAHKKPPLFFSNNATAGGPKFISKKRQSFYHHLTLAKAADGSSDSPTSSTTKQSPSTNNSPPPSFRTDETVFVGQENVPLEGVIQFEKPSSSSRLDKWGRVALISGGDVLALLLFSAIGRFSHGYSVFDFETLRTADPFVAGWFLGAYFLGGYGEDGRGMNGPSKAVIAAVKSWAVGIPLSVRSLSSNSFSFKLKSGRTF; the protein is encoded by the exons ATGCTGCTGGTAAGTCAAGGTGCAGGAGGAGGTCTATCAGCAAGAAGATGTACGTGTACCCACATTTCTCCTCCCAAATTCGCACACAAAAAACCACCTCTTTTCTTCTCTAATAATGCCACCGCTGGAGGACCCAAGTTCATTTCCAAGAAAAGACAATCCTTTTATCATCATCTCACTCTGGCCAAGGCTGCTGATGGAAGTTCTGATTCCCCCACTTCTTCAACAACTAAGCAATCTCCTTCGACCAACAATTCACCTCCTCCTTCTTTTAGAACTGATGAAACCGTTTTCGTGGGTCAAGAAAATGTTCCTTTGGAAGGAGTTATTCAGTTTGAGAAACCCTCTTCCTCTTCACGTTTGGACAAATGGgg TCGGGTAGCCTTGATTTCTGGTGGAGATGTATTGGCTTTGCTTTTGTTCTCTGCAATTGGAAGATTTAGCCACGGTTActctgtttttgattttgagacATTGCGCACTGCTGACCCATTTGTTGctg GGTGGTTCTTGGGGGCTTACTTCCTTGGAGGTTATGGGGAGGATGGTCGTGGAATGAATGGTCCCTCTAAAGCTGTTATTGCCGCTGTTAAATCTTGGGCTGTAGGGATTCCT TTAAGTGTACGATCTCTATCAAGCAACTCTTTCTCGTTTAAATTGAAGTCAGGTCGAACCTTTTAG
- the LOC8265253 gene encoding RNA-binding protein 1 codes for MDMDKAKIFVGGISRDTSEDALRVHFSKYGTVSGSLVAKDKITKNSRGFGFVWFSDSAFVDKALQDSHVILGRTVEVKKAIPKTEQLQFHRYQQQQQWQFPNQQKNSRLSESNGNGNGGDYFRTKKIFVGGLSSSLTEEQFKDYFESFGKIVDVVVMQDSSTNRPRGFGFVTFDSEDSVDKAMEKTFHELMGKRVEVKRAVPKEEISGTINSSCITKGGIRGSSTNSSRPGNYLSYSPGYEIIPSCVPLSVYSGSGVGGYTYGTGIYGTYPLVGYSRPGFGVTPVAFNSPWIGATMFPSPYNNAFLYPAYTNGGFSITNTAVRPEGNGKLHVDGNGHQPSDASPPSVEGIITKSGVDSSSLKGSEGGCSI; via the exons ATGGATATGGATAAAGCGAAGATATTTGTTGGAGGTATATCTCGAGATACAAGTGAAGATGCTCTTAGAGTTCACTTTAGCAAATACGGTACAGTTTCAGGTTCTCTTGTTGCTAAAGATAAGATTACTAAAAATTCAAGGGGATTTGGCTTTGTTTGGTTTTCTGATTCTGCTTTTGTTGATAAAGCCCTTCAAGATTCTCATGTGATTCTTGGAAGAACG gtGGAAGTGAAAAAAGCAATACCCAAAACTGAACAGCTGCAGTTTCATCGGTatcaacagcagcagcagtgGCAATTCCCCAACCAACAAAAGAATAGCAGGTTAAGCGAGAGTAATGGTAATGGGAATGGGGGTGATTACTTTAGGACTAAAAAGATCTTTGTAGGGGGTTTGTCATCTAGTCTAACCGAGGAACAGTTTAAGGATTACTTTGAGAGTTTTGGTAAGATAGTAGATGTAGTTGTGATGCAAGATAGCTCAACTAACAGGCCAAGGGGCTTTGGATTTGTCACCTTTGATTCTGAAGACTCTGTTGATAAAGCTATGGAGAAAACTTTTCATGAGTTGATGGGCAAGCGAGTGGAGGTTAAGAGGGCTGTGCCTAAAGAAGAAATTAGTGGTACTATTAACAGTAGCTGTATTACAAAGGGTGGAATAAGAGGGTCTTCCACTAACAGTTCTAGACCTGGAAATTACCTTTCCTATAGTCCTGGATATGAAATTATTCCAAGTTGTGTTCCTCTTTCTGTGTATAGTGGCAGTGGTGTTGGAGGGTATACATATGGAACAGGCATCTATGGGACCTACCCTCTGGTAGGGTACAGCAGACCTGGCTTTGGGGTTACACCAGTTGCCTTTAATAGCCCTTGGATTGGAGCCACAATGTTTCCTTCACCTTATAACAATGCTTTCCTTTATCCAGCTTACACTAATGGCGGTTTTAGCATTACAAATACGGCGGTTCGTCCCGAAGGCAATGGGAAACTGCATGTTGATGGCAATGGGCATCAGCCATCTGATGCCTCACCGCCTTCAGTTGAAGGCATAATAACAAAGTCAGGAGTTGATTCTTCAAGCTTGAAGGGTAGTGAAGGGGGTTGTTCTATTTAA
- the LOC8265252 gene encoding uncharacterized protein LOC8265252 isoform X1, with amino-acid sequence MLLVSQGAGGGLSARRCTCTHISPPKFAHKKPPLFFSNNATAGGPKFISKKRQSFYHHLTLAKAADGSSDSPTSSTTKQSPSTNNSPPPSFRTDETVFVGQENVPLEGVIQFEKPSSSSRLDKWGRVALISGGDVLALLLFSAIGRFSHGYSVFDFETLRTADPFVAGWFLGAYFLGGYGEDGRGMNGPSKAVIAAVKSWAVGIPLGLIIRAVTSGHIPPYTFVLVTMGSTAVLLVGWRALLSSILPTNESKKNDVYRRGSPFELFEDLGAWDVRFTSPESMGS; translated from the exons ATGCTGCTGGTAAGTCAAGGTGCAGGAGGAGGTCTATCAGCAAGAAGATGTACGTGTACCCACATTTCTCCTCCCAAATTCGCACACAAAAAACCACCTCTTTTCTTCTCTAATAATGCCACCGCTGGAGGACCCAAGTTCATTTCCAAGAAAAGACAATCCTTTTATCATCATCTCACTCTGGCCAAGGCTGCTGATGGAAGTTCTGATTCCCCCACTTCTTCAACAACTAAGCAATCTCCTTCGACCAACAATTCACCTCCTCCTTCTTTTAGAACTGATGAAACCGTTTTCGTGGGTCAAGAAAATGTTCCTTTGGAAGGAGTTATTCAGTTTGAGAAACCCTCTTCCTCTTCACGTTTGGACAAATGGgg TCGGGTAGCCTTGATTTCTGGTGGAGATGTATTGGCTTTGCTTTTGTTCTCTGCAATTGGAAGATTTAGCCACGGTTActctgtttttgattttgagacATTGCGCACTGCTGACCCATTTGTTGctg GGTGGTTCTTGGGGGCTTACTTCCTTGGAGGTTATGGGGAGGATGGTCGTGGAATGAATGGTCCCTCTAAAGCTGTTATTGCCGCTGTTAAATCTTGGGCTGTAGGGATTCCT CTGGGATTAATTATAAGGGCAGTAACATCAGGTCACATTCCACCATATACTTTTGTCTTGGTAACAATGGGAAGCACTGCCGTTTTACTTGTGGGATGGAGAGCACTATTATCCAGCATTCTCCCTACTAACGAGAGTAAGAAGAATGATGTCTACCGCCGTGGCAGCCCCTTTGAGCTCTTTGAG GACCTAGGAGCATGGGATGTTAGATTCACAAGCCCGGAGAGCATGGGAAGTTAG
- the LOC8265252 gene encoding uncharacterized protein LOC8265252 isoform X2, whose amino-acid sequence MLLVSQGAGGGLSARRCTCTHISPPKFAHKKPPLFFSNNATAGGPKFISKKRQSFYHHLTLAKAADGSSDSPTSSTTKQSPSTNNSPPPSFRTDETVFVGQENVPLEGVIQFEKPSSSSRLDKWGRVALISGGDVLALLLFSAIGRFSHGYSVFDFETLRTADPFVAGWFLGAYFLGGYGEDGRGMNGPSKAVIAAVKSWAVGIPLGLIIRAVTSGHIPPYTFVLVTMGSTAVLLVGWRALLSSILPTNESKKNDVYRRGSPFELFELLTSLVRRW is encoded by the exons ATGCTGCTGGTAAGTCAAGGTGCAGGAGGAGGTCTATCAGCAAGAAGATGTACGTGTACCCACATTTCTCCTCCCAAATTCGCACACAAAAAACCACCTCTTTTCTTCTCTAATAATGCCACCGCTGGAGGACCCAAGTTCATTTCCAAGAAAAGACAATCCTTTTATCATCATCTCACTCTGGCCAAGGCTGCTGATGGAAGTTCTGATTCCCCCACTTCTTCAACAACTAAGCAATCTCCTTCGACCAACAATTCACCTCCTCCTTCTTTTAGAACTGATGAAACCGTTTTCGTGGGTCAAGAAAATGTTCCTTTGGAAGGAGTTATTCAGTTTGAGAAACCCTCTTCCTCTTCACGTTTGGACAAATGGgg TCGGGTAGCCTTGATTTCTGGTGGAGATGTATTGGCTTTGCTTTTGTTCTCTGCAATTGGAAGATTTAGCCACGGTTActctgtttttgattttgagacATTGCGCACTGCTGACCCATTTGTTGctg GGTGGTTCTTGGGGGCTTACTTCCTTGGAGGTTATGGGGAGGATGGTCGTGGAATGAATGGTCCCTCTAAAGCTGTTATTGCCGCTGTTAAATCTTGGGCTGTAGGGATTCCT CTGGGATTAATTATAAGGGCAGTAACATCAGGTCACATTCCACCATATACTTTTGTCTTGGTAACAATGGGAAGCACTGCCGTTTTACTTGTGGGATGGAGAGCACTATTATCCAGCATTCTCCCTACTAACGAGAGTAAGAAGAATGATGTCTACCGCCGTGGCAGCCCCTTTGAGCTCTTTGAG TTGCTAACATCATTAGTACGAAGATGGTGA